Proteins encoded in a region of the Manduca sexta isolate Smith_Timp_Sample1 unplaced genomic scaffold, JHU_Msex_v1.0 HiC_scaffold_1660, whole genome shotgun sequence genome:
- the LOC115451110 gene encoding LOW QUALITY PROTEIN: 39S ribosomal protein L11, mitochondrial (The sequence of the model RefSeq protein was modified relative to this genomic sequence to represent the inferred CDS: inserted 1 base in 1 codon) — protein sequence MSKSVARLKSMKKXADKIDHSSKLRTNIPAGMAAAGPPLGPMLGQRNINIAAFCKDFNERTANIKPGVPLPTRVKVNSDRSYQLVIHQPPASYFLKQAAGISRGAMEPVREICGKITLKHLYEIAKIKQQDPPLEWKSLEEICTMLVATARTCGIEIVKELDAKEYGDFLAERKKIVEEQKKLLQEKREAKMLRTA from the exons atgtcaaaatCAGTGGCTCGTTTGAAGTCGATGAAAA TGGCTGATAAAATTGACCATTCTTCAAAGTTGAGGACCAACATACCAGCAGGAATGGCCGCTGCTGGGCCACCTTTAGGCCCTATGCTTGGTCAG CGCAACATTAACATAGCAGCTTTCTGTAAAGATTTCAACGAGCGAACGGCGAATATTAAGCCAGGAGTACCTTTGCCGACCAGGGTCAAAGTAAATTCGGACCGTTCTTACCAGTTGGTCATCCACCAACCACCAGCATCATATTTCTTGAAGCAAGCAGCTGGTATAAGTCGCGGTGCAATGGAACCTG TAAGAGAAATATGTGGGAAAATAACCCTTAAACACTTATatgaaatagcaaaaataaaGCAACAGGACCCACCTCTGGAATGGAAATCACTGGAAGAAATATGCACCATGCTGGTAGCAACTGCAAGAACATGTGGTATTGAAATAGTAAAAGAATTAGATGCAAAG GAATATGGTGATTTTCTAGCAGAAAGGAAAAAGATAGTGGAAGAACAGAAGAAACTACTGCAAGAAAAGCGAGAAGCTAAGATGTTGAGAACTGCATAG
- the LOC119191575 gene encoding LOW QUALITY PROTEIN: N-terminal kinase-like protein (The sequence of the model RefSeq protein was modified relative to this genomic sequence to represent the inferred CDS: inserted 1 base in 1 codon), whose product MWSFFSRDPTKDFPYEVGDPVAGLEDRSVWTLHKGKKRGTQDEVSIFLFDVQKSSETLFDIAKASLKKLKTMRHPSLLHYLDSCETEKFLYVATEYVQPLSTHIEDVKLEGQQKELFLAWGIFQITRALSFLTNDGNMRHNNVCLYSVFVTLAGEWKLGGFEFLTNQTQDTSNPIPLKILPALEIYDPPEKKDPSKLKTVTKCSSDMWGLGCLIWEAFNGPLKNQPALKTVDHIPKQLCTLYCELVSANPASRPNPADIITRCRKMGGYFKNDLIDTMLFLEEIQIKDKAEKGKFFSTLSSFLDNXPEAVCVHKILPQLLTAFHYGDAGSAVLAPMFKLGKLLSEEEYQKQIVPCVVKLFASNDRTTRSRLLQQLDQFIVHLQNNTVNDQIFPQVVHGFLDTNPIIREQTVKSIVHLASKLNYNNLNVEVLKHFARLQSKDDQGGIRTNTTVCLGKIASHLHPQIRQKVLVSAFVRATRDAFPPARQAGVLALAATQQYFLLAEVANRVLPALCPLTADPEKQVRDATFRTIRGFLGKLEKVSEDPSLKEGMEADVHTATPSLSNAAATWAGWAVTAVTAKFYRSHSDTARVQHSAKSALSKPGSLEQPSSSSMSTTTSSVTSMTSLEHSESASDYDPEHWDMAAWGEIDSSGGTCASVKSPPSSGSAHAAPALAALCEDDWDNEEWGTLQEQPTAEAELASPSETWNNSVWPDMSVNNANATYVRGSARLEHRPTAHQNSNDSLGGWEDGEFEPIEENVDENNASKMDEMRRKREERKLQRQREMEARRSARGQGPMKLGTKVAAPPPPF is encoded by the exons ATGTGGTCGTTTTTCTCACGGGATCCCACAAAGGATTTTCCCTATGAAGTAGGGGATCCTGTGGCTGGGCTAGAAGACAGAAGTGTTTGGACGCTGCACAAAGGCAAAAAGCGGGGAACTCAAGATGAagtgtcaatatttttatttgacgtcCAAAAGAGTTCGGAGACTCTTTTTGACATAGCGAAGGCCTCCCTAAAAAAACTTAAGACTATGAGACACCCTAGCcttttacattatttagataGCTGTGAAACTGagaaatttttatatgtagctACAGAGTATGTACAGCCTTTATCCACTCACATAGAAGATGTTAAACTCGAGGGACAGCAGAAGGAGTTATTCCTCGCATGGGGGATATTCCAAATAACT AGAGCATTATCATTCCTAACCAATGATGGTAATATGAGACACAACAATGTCTGTCTGTATTCAGTGTTTGTCACTTTAGCCGGGGAATGGAAATTAGGAGGCTTTGAATTCTTAACTAACCAGACACAAGACACCTCGAACCCGATACCTTTGAAAATATTACCAGCACTTGAAATCTATGATCCACCAGAGAAAAAAGATCCCAGTAAACTAAAAACAGTGACAAAATG CTCATCAGATATGTGGGGGTTGGGCTGTCTGATTTGGGAGGCATTCAATGGACCGCTGAAAAATCAACCAGCACTCAAAACAGTGGACCATATACCGAAACAGTTGTGCACTTTGTACTGTGAACTAGTTAGTGCTAATCCTGCATCGAGACCGAACCCAGCTGATATTATAACAAG ATGTCGCAAAATGGGCGGATATTTTAAGAACGATCTAATAGACACTATGCTGTTTCTGGAAGAAATACAAATCAAGGATAAAGCAGAGAAGGGCAAGTTTTTCTCCACACTCAGCTCGTTCCTCGACA TTCCTGAAGCAGTGTGTGTTCACAAGATCTTACCACAGCTACTTACTGCATTCCATTACGGTGATGCGGGATCTGCTGTCTTAGCACCTATGTTTAAG TTAGGAAAATTATTAAGCGAAGAAGAGTATCAAAAGCAAATAGTTCCGTGCGTTGTGAAACTGTTCGCTTCTAACGACAGGACCACGCGGTCTCGTCTGTTGCAGCAACTCGACCAATTTATTGTGCACCTACAGAATAACACT gtAAACGACCAAATATTTCCTCAAGTAGTACACGGGTTCCTGGACACCAACCCCATTATCAGAGAACAGACAGTCAAATCGATAGTGCACCTCGCCTCTAAGCTGAACTACAACAACTTGAATGTGGAAGTGTTGAAGCACTTTGCTCGGTTGCAATCCAAAGATGACCAGGGAGGCATAAG AACGAACACCACGGTATGCCTGGGCAAGATCGCGTCTCATCTGCACCCGCAGATCAGACAGAAGGTTCTGGTGTCAGCGTTCGTGCGAGCCACGCGCGACGCCTTCCCTCCAGCGAGGCAGGCGGGCGTGCTGGCGCTAGCGGCCACGCAGCAGTACTTCCTGTTAGCCGAAGTGGCCAATAGAGTGCTGCCGGCGCTGTGTCCTCTCACTGCTGATCCGGAGAAACAG GTGCGTGACGCCACATTCAGGACTATAAGGGGCTTCCTTGGAAAGTTGGAGAAAGTGTCAGAAGATCCGAGCCTAAAGGAGGGAATGG AAGCAGACGTGCACACGGCGACTCCTTCGCTAAGCAACGCTGCGGCGACGTGGGCGGGTTGGGCCGTCACCGCGGTCACCGCCAAGTTCTATCGCTCGCACTCCGACACCGCCCGGGTGCAGCACTCCGCCAAGTCCGCGCTCTCCAAACCTGGATCGTTGG AGCAACCTTCATCGAGCAGTATGTCAACGACGACGTCATCGGTGACATCGATGACGTCACTGGAGCACAGCGAGTCCGCGTCCGACTACGACCCCGAGCACTGGGACATGGCCGCGTGGGGGGAAATCGACTCCAGCGGAG GCACGTGCGCGAGCGTGAAGTCGCCGCCGAGCAGCGGCtccgcgcacgccgcgcccgcgctcgccgcgctgTGCGAGGACGACTGGGACAACGAGGAGTGGGGCACGCTGCAGGAACAACCC ACCGCGGAAGCCGAACTGGCGAGTCCGTCAGAAACCTGGAACAACTCGGTGTGGCCGGACATGAGCGTGAACAACGCGAACGCGACGTACGTGCGCGGCTCCGCGCGGCTCGAGCACCGCCCCACCGCGCACCAGAACAGCAACGACTCGCTCGGCGGCTGGGAGGACGGCGAGTTCGAACCCATCGAGGAGAATGTCGACG AAAACAACGCTTCGAAAATGGACGAAATGCGACGAAAGAGGGAAGAGAGGAAGTTGCAGCGACAGAGGGAGATGGAGGCGCGTCGCTCGGCGAGAGGACAGGGCCCGATGAAGCTCGGCACCAAGGtggccgcgccgccgccgccattCTAG